One region of Paracoccus sp. SMMA_5_TC genomic DNA includes:
- a CDS encoding tripartite tricarboxylate transporter permease, translating to MELFSNLALGFSVASSLANMFFCLIGVILGTLIGVLPGIGATATIAMLLPITFQLEPVSSLIMLAGIYYGAQYGGSTTAILINMPGESSSAVTAIDGYQMARKGRAGTALATAALGSFFAGTVATFLVAIFAPPLTEVALRFGAAEYFSLMVLGLVMSVALAHGSVLKALAMVVLGLLLGMVGTDIYTGAPRFTLGMTQFADGLNFVALAVGVFGIAEILRNLENEHDREVMTRNITRLFPNREEFREMVGPVLRGTGIGSILGILPGGGAILASFASYTIEKKLSSRPEEFGKGALAGVAGPESANNAGAQTSFIPLLTLGIPANPVMALMIGAMIIQGIVPGPNVVSEQPTLFWGIIASMWIGNLMLVVLNLPLIGLWVKLLTVPYYVLFPIIMAMCSIGVYSVASNTYDLYAVAFFGLLGYVLSKLRCEPAPLLLGFVLGPLLEENLRRAMILSRGDPSTFVTRPISAGLLLLALAVLVLVFTPQIRRRRNEVFTESDA from the coding sequence ATGGAACTGTTCAGCAATCTTGCCCTGGGCTTTTCGGTCGCCTCTTCGCTCGCCAACATGTTTTTCTGCTTGATCGGGGTGATCCTGGGAACCCTGATCGGGGTCTTGCCCGGTATCGGCGCCACCGCGACCATCGCCATGCTGCTGCCCATCACCTTTCAGCTCGAGCCTGTCAGTTCGCTGATCATGCTGGCAGGCATCTATTACGGGGCACAATATGGGGGCTCGACCACCGCCATCCTGATCAACATGCCCGGTGAAAGCTCGTCTGCGGTCACTGCAATCGACGGCTATCAGATGGCACGCAAGGGGCGCGCCGGCACGGCCCTGGCCACCGCGGCGCTTGGGTCGTTCTTTGCGGGCACGGTGGCCACGTTCCTGGTCGCGATCTTTGCGCCGCCTCTGACCGAAGTTGCTCTGAGGTTCGGGGCGGCCGAATATTTCAGCCTGATGGTGCTGGGCCTCGTCATGTCGGTGGCGCTGGCGCATGGCTCGGTGCTGAAGGCGCTGGCCATGGTTGTGCTGGGGCTGCTGCTGGGCATGGTGGGCACCGACATCTACACCGGCGCGCCACGGTTTACCCTGGGAATGACGCAATTCGCTGACGGGCTGAATTTTGTCGCATTGGCAGTGGGCGTTTTCGGCATCGCAGAGATCCTGCGCAATCTGGAAAACGAACATGACCGCGAGGTCATGACCCGCAACATCACCCGACTGTTCCCGAACAGGGAAGAATTTCGCGAAATGGTCGGCCCGGTCCTGCGCGGCACAGGCATCGGCTCGATCCTCGGCATCCTGCCGGGTGGAGGCGCAATCCTTGCCAGCTTTGCCAGCTACACCATTGAAAAGAAACTGTCGTCCCGCCCGGAAGAGTTTGGCAAAGGTGCCCTTGCAGGTGTGGCCGGGCCGGAATCGGCCAATAATGCCGGCGCCCAGACCAGCTTCATCCCGCTGCTGACCCTGGGAATACCCGCCAATCCGGTCATGGCGCTGATGATCGGTGCGATGATCATTCAGGGCATCGTGCCGGGGCCGAATGTGGTCAGTGAACAGCCCACGCTGTTCTGGGGCATCATTGCCAGCATGTGGATCGGCAATCTGATGCTGGTGGTGCTGAACCTGCCGCTGATCGGTTTGTGGGTCAAGCTGCTGACCGTTCCCTATTATGTGCTGTTCCCGATCATCATGGCCATGTGTTCGATCGGGGTCTATTCCGTCGCCTCGAATACCTATGATCTTTACGCGGTCGCATTCTTCGGGCTGCTGGGATACGTCCTGTCCAAGCTGCGCTGCGAGCCGGCCCCGTTGCTGCTGGGGTTTGTTCTGGGCCCCTTGCTGGAAGAAAACCTGCGCCGCGCCATGATCCTGTCGCGTGGCGATCCCAGCACGTTTGTCACCCGCCCGATCAGCGCCGGTCTGCTTTTACTGGCGCTTGCGGTGCTGGTGCTGGTCTTTACGCCGCAAATCCGTCGTCGTCGGAATGAAGTTTTCACCGAAAGTGACGCATGA
- a CDS encoding tripartite tricarboxylate transporter TctB family protein: MTTRPKDRTDLTAGLLLMATAGFFGWQTMDLEIGSSLRMGPGYFPMMLSILLFALGALIALKSLGREDEPIGPIAWRGILLILPAPIFFGLTVRGLGFVPALFLATLIAAQASRRMRPLPALILAILVTILSTLIFSYGLGLPFRRFGPWLGV; the protein is encoded by the coding sequence ATGACCACTCGACCCAAGGACAGGACCGACCTGACCGCCGGATTGCTGTTGATGGCAACTGCCGGGTTTTTCGGCTGGCAGACCATGGACCTCGAAATCGGCAGTTCGTTACGGATGGGGCCCGGCTACTTCCCGATGATGCTGTCGATCCTGCTGTTTGCGCTGGGGGCGCTGATTGCCCTGAAATCGCTGGGCCGCGAGGACGAGCCCATCGGCCCGATCGCCTGGCGCGGCATCCTGCTCATCCTGCCGGCCCCGATCTTTTTCGGGCTGACAGTGCGGGGCCTGGGCTTTGTTCCGGCGCTGTTTCTGGCCACACTGATCGCAGCGCAGGCCTCGCGGCGCATGCGGCCGCTGCCGGCCCTGATCCTGGCCATTCTGGTGACAATCCTGTCGACGCTGATCTTCAGCTATGGGCTGGGCTTGCCGTTCCGCCGCTTTGGCCCCTGGTTGGGGGTGTGA
- a CDS encoding tripartite tricarboxylate transporter substrate-binding protein, with protein MTRSSIIAACAAVLTITTGAQAQDYPGRQITMVVPFAAGGPTDTVARLVAEKMSGDLGQQVIVENVGGAGGTLGAGQVAKAEPDGYTLLLHHIGMATSATLYRKLAYDTLSAFDYVGLVTEVPMVVVARKDFEPADFKGFAEYVKANADKLTLANAGIGSASHLCGMLLMQALEAPLVTVPYKGTGPAMTDLLGGQTDIMCDQTTNTTQQIKGGTIKAYAVTTPERLALFPDLPTAAESGLPGLDVSIWHGIYTPKGTPAEINERLSQSLQKALADEGVIKAMADLGTAPVPADQATPAALKSRLEAEIARWQPVITAAGVYAD; from the coding sequence ATGACCCGTTCAAGCATCATCGCCGCCTGCGCTGCGGTGTTGACCATCACCACCGGCGCACAGGCTCAGGATTATCCCGGCAGGCAGATCACCATGGTTGTGCCGTTTGCCGCCGGCGGACCTACCGACACCGTGGCGCGTCTGGTCGCCGAAAAGATGTCGGGCGATCTGGGCCAGCAGGTGATTGTCGAAAACGTGGGCGGGGCCGGCGGCACCCTGGGCGCAGGTCAGGTCGCCAAGGCCGAACCCGATGGATATACCTTGCTGCTGCATCATATCGGCATGGCAACTTCGGCGACGCTTTATCGCAAGCTGGCCTATGACACGCTGTCGGCCTTCGACTACGTCGGACTGGTGACCGAGGTGCCGATGGTCGTGGTCGCGCGCAAGGATTTTGAACCCGCAGACTTCAAGGGCTTTGCCGAATACGTCAAGGCGAATGCCGACAAGCTGACGCTGGCGAATGCCGGGATCGGATCGGCAAGTCATTTGTGCGGGATGTTGCTGATGCAGGCGCTGGAGGCGCCGCTGGTCACCGTGCCCTACAAAGGCACCGGTCCGGCGATGACCGACCTTCTGGGCGGTCAGACGGACATCATGTGCGATCAGACCACAAACACCACCCAGCAGATCAAGGGTGGCACCATCAAGGCCTATGCCGTGACCACGCCAGAGCGGCTGGCGCTGTTTCCGGACCTGCCCACCGCTGCAGAATCCGGCCTGCCAGGGCTGGATGTGTCCATCTGGCACGGCATCTACACACCGAAAGGCACGCCGGCCGAAATCAACGAGCGCCTGTCGCAATCGCTGCAGAAAGCACTGGCGGATGAAGGCGTGATCAAGGCCATGGCCGATCTTGGCACAGCCCCGGTGCCCGCCGATCAGGCCACCCCGGCGGCGCTGAAATCCCGGCTCGAGGCCGAAATCGCCCGCTGGCAGCCGGTCATCACCGCTGCCGGCGTCTATGCCGACTGA
- a CDS encoding sigma-54-dependent transcriptional regulator, with the protein MKKPRVILVEDDEQMRSSTAQALELADMTVESLAQGEDALALAGPGFDGVVVSDIRMPGMDGMTLLGRLRDMDPEIPVILITGHAEVALAVEAIRGGAYDFIEKPFVVQDLVNLIRRAAEHRNLVLENRRLRAVAGKRDDIEARLPGRTQAMVDLRHRLRAIGPSDADVLVIGPTGVGKEVVAHALHDLSPRATRPFIAINCAALPQALIESELFGHEAGAFPGALRPRYGKFEHARGGTVLLDEIGSMPLELQAKLLRVLHERVITRLGSNDPVPLDVRFIAVSKQDLAQMVAAGSFREDLYWRLNVAVLHVPPLSARREDIPLLFLQLLREAAARHNRPERPAPPEMLADLAARDWPGNVRELRNLAERYILGLDGGNDVEIAEGGRLADRVAAFERSLIASAIAAHGGRLRAVYESLGISRKTLYEKMQKYGLERRLITEPSEDDT; encoded by the coding sequence ATGAAAAAGCCGCGCGTGATCCTGGTCGAGGACGACGAACAGATGCGCAGTTCGACTGCGCAGGCGCTGGAGCTGGCCGATATGACCGTCGAATCGCTGGCCCAGGGTGAGGATGCACTGGCGCTGGCGGGTCCGGGGTTCGATGGCGTGGTGGTCAGCGACATACGCATGCCCGGCATGGACGGGATGACACTGCTCGGGCGATTGCGCGACATGGATCCCGAGATCCCTGTCATCCTGATCACCGGTCACGCCGAGGTTGCCCTGGCGGTCGAGGCCATCCGGGGCGGTGCCTATGATTTCATCGAGAAACCCTTTGTGGTGCAGGATCTGGTGAACCTGATCCGACGTGCCGCCGAGCATAGAAATCTGGTTCTGGAAAATCGCCGGCTGCGCGCCGTGGCCGGAAAGCGCGATGATATCGAGGCTCGCCTGCCGGGCCGGACCCAGGCAATGGTCGATCTGCGCCATCGTTTGCGCGCCATCGGGCCATCGGATGCCGATGTTCTTGTCATCGGCCCGACCGGGGTCGGCAAGGAAGTTGTCGCACATGCATTGCACGATCTGTCGCCGCGCGCGACACGCCCCTTCATCGCCATAAACTGTGCTGCCCTGCCCCAGGCCCTGATCGAAAGCGAACTGTTCGGACATGAGGCCGGGGCCTTTCCGGGTGCCTTGCGGCCGCGCTATGGCAAGTTCGAGCACGCTCGCGGCGGCACCGTGTTGCTGGACGAGATCGGCTCGATGCCGTTGGAACTTCAGGCAAAGCTGCTGCGGGTCTTGCATGAGCGCGTGATCACGCGGCTGGGGTCGAACGATCCGGTGCCGCTTGACGTCAGGTTCATCGCCGTCAGCAAGCAGGATCTGGCCCAAATGGTCGCCGCAGGCAGTTTCCGCGAGGATCTGTACTGGCGGCTGAATGTGGCGGTGCTGCATGTTCCGCCCCTGTCTGCGCGCCGCGAGGATATTCCATTGCTGTTCCTGCAACTGTTGCGCGAGGCAGCGGCACGTCATAATCGGCCTGAGCGCCCGGCCCCGCCAGAGATGCTGGCGGACCTGGCAGCCCGGGACTGGCCGGGCAATGTTCGCGAGTTGCGCAACCTGGCAGAGCGCTACATCCTTGGACTGGATGGCGGAAATGATGTCGAGATCGCCGAAGGCGGCCGGCTGGCCGATCGCGTCGCAGCATTCGAACGCAGCCTGATCGCCAGTGCGATTGCCGCCCACGGCGGACGGCTAAGGGCTGTCTATGAGTCGCTGGGGATTTCCCGCAAAACCCTCTACGAAAAGATGCAGAAATACGGTCTGGAGCGTCGACTGATCACCGAACCGTCCGAGGATGACACCTGA
- a CDS encoding sensor histidine kinase: MTAFPKAYSRKWLTLVLGLASLGLALWAVGYLAFRQAYGQGAGRAETALRLTVDALEADLARYEMVPQLVGQMELIRKLAVDPQDSRLRDRANRWLARQNAALQSADIYVILPDGETIAHSNFRGPNSFIGQNFSYRPYFIDAMAGQTARFYGIGTTSGIRGYYFSAPVWDDSGHIAAVVAVKIGVDRFEQAWHRGEYRVLVTDPEGVVFLSSRPEWRYKGTLSLTEERRSRSAGSRRYADTVLTELPLQRLERHGASLWRLTDTNGTREYLVASEIIPDAGWSLHVLLDTAEMRAQARLVVTTALLLIWAAGFAGLMWRQRRLQAAERQAMQAYATAELERRVEARTADLARVNSKLQQEIAERRATEAKLRAAQDSLVQAGKLAALGQMSASLSHEINQPLAAARNYADSAAILIQRGELDRARDNIAQIMALIDRMAAIGAHLRQAARKPDEVLGPVDLAELIAETRVIVGPRLTVCGADLVVDLPDNLPPLRASATRLQQVLVNLISNAADAVADSADRRILLTADAGSDEVTIRLRDFGPGVPPHIAERIFDPFFTTKGMGAGLGLGLSITANIVRDFGGRISLHHPGTGAEFRVTLPIATSHLPEAELAR; this comes from the coding sequence ATGACTGCGTTTCCTAAAGCATATTCAAGAAAATGGCTGACGCTGGTCTTGGGACTGGCCAGCCTTGGGCTGGCGCTGTGGGCGGTGGGCTACCTGGCATTTCGGCAGGCTTACGGCCAGGGTGCCGGCCGGGCCGAAACGGCGTTGCGTCTGACGGTCGATGCGCTTGAGGCGGATCTGGCCCGTTACGAGATGGTGCCGCAACTGGTCGGCCAGATGGAGCTGATCCGGAAACTGGCGGTCGATCCGCAGGACAGCCGCTTGCGTGATCGGGCGAACCGGTGGCTGGCCAGGCAGAATGCCGCTCTGCAATCGGCGGACATCTATGTGATCCTGCCCGACGGGGAAACCATCGCCCATTCCAACTTCCGCGGCCCGAACAGCTTCATCGGTCAGAATTTCAGCTATCGGCCGTATTTCATCGATGCCATGGCCGGGCAAACGGCACGATTTTACGGCATTGGCACCACCTCGGGGATTCGCGGCTATTACTTCTCGGCCCCGGTCTGGGACGATTCCGGCCACATTGCCGCGGTGGTCGCCGTCAAGATCGGTGTGGACCGTTTCGAGCAGGCCTGGCACCGGGGCGAATACCGTGTGCTGGTCACCGATCCGGAAGGCGTGGTGTTCCTGTCCTCGCGGCCCGAATGGCGCTACAAGGGCACATTGTCCCTGACCGAAGAAAGACGCAGCCGCAGTGCAGGTTCGCGTCGCTATGCCGACACCGTGCTGACAGAACTGCCGTTGCAACGCCTTGAACGCCATGGGGCCAGCCTGTGGCGCCTGACCGACACCAACGGCACGCGCGAATACCTGGTGGCATCGGAAATCATCCCGGATGCGGGGTGGAGTTTGCACGTGCTGCTGGACACGGCCGAGATGCGCGCTCAGGCGCGTCTGGTCGTGACAACTGCGCTGTTGCTGATCTGGGCGGCGGGCTTTGCCGGGTTGATGTGGCGCCAGCGGCGCTTGCAAGCCGCAGAGCGTCAGGCAATGCAAGCCTATGCCACGGCCGAGCTGGAGCGCAGGGTCGAGGCGCGCACCGCCGATCTGGCGCGCGTCAACAGCAAGCTTCAGCAGGAGATTGCCGAACGCCGCGCGACCGAGGCCAAACTGCGCGCGGCTCAGGACAGCCTGGTTCAGGCGGGCAAGCTGGCGGCCCTGGGACAGATGTCGGCCTCGCTCTCGCACGAGATAAATCAGCCGCTGGCGGCCGCGCGCAACTATGCCGACAGCGCAGCGATCCTGATCCAGCGGGGCGAGCTTGACCGGGCGCGGGACAATATTGCGCAGATCATGGCGCTTATCGATCGCATGGCAGCGATCGGGGCGCATTTGCGTCAGGCAGCACGAAAACCGGACGAGGTGCTGGGACCGGTCGATCTGGCGGAACTGATTGCCGAAACCAGGGTCATCGTCGGGCCACGCCTGACGGTCTGCGGCGCCGATCTGGTGGTGGATCTGCCCGACAATCTGCCGCCCCTGCGGGCCAGCGCCACACGCTTGCAGCAGGTTCTGGTCAACCTGATCAGCAATGCCGCCGACGCCGTGGCCGACAGCGCCGATCGCCGCATCCTGCTGACCGCCGATGCAGGCAGCGACGAGGTCACGATCCGCCTGCGTGATTTCGGCCCGGGCGTTCCCCCGCATATTGCCGAGCGCATCTTCGATCCGTTCTTTACCACCAAGGGCATGGGTGCGGGCCTGGGCCTTGGGCTGTCGATCACCGCCAATATCGTGCGCGATTTCGGCGGACGCATCAGTCTGCACCACCCCGGGACCGGAGCGGAATTCAGGGTCACCCTGCCCATCGCGACCTCACATCTGCCCGAAGCCGAGCTTGCCCGATGA